A single region of the Xiphophorus maculatus strain JP 163 A chromosome 3, X_maculatus-5.0-male, whole genome shotgun sequence genome encodes:
- the LOC102230635 gene encoding apolipoprotein C-II-like, with protein MNKLLVVTVLVALLAISADSFRLRRQVEEEEGTLTKISGAVKSYYNSAVDTVNGYVDNIKGLNLQEKAKNLYTETSTVVSTYAGIFQDQLYHFFHH; from the exons ATGAATAAACTGCTGGTCGTTACTGTGCTGGTTGCACTTCTTGCTATCA GCGCCGATAGCTTTCGTTTGAGAAGGcaagtggaggaggaagagggaacGCTGACCAAGATCTCAGGCGCTGTCAAGTCCTACTACAACAGCGCCGTGGACACCGTCAATGGATATGTGGACAACATTAAAGGCCTGAATCTCCAGGAGAAAGCAAA gAATCTTTACACCGAAACCAGTACAGTTGTGAGCACCTACGCCGGCATATTCCAAGACCAGCTTTACCATTTTTTCCACCACTAG
- the LOC102230370 gene encoding trypsinogen-like protein 3, producing the protein MTCFVSPSEETQRNTMYLLLLAAAFVLSGAYPLEDVRECEPHSRPWHVRLHGGGVSCSGALIDQWWIVTSFECAPISYETVASLGEHDSSVEEGTEQHILVSDVIKHSPYRSPLHSLTMVRLSAPARFNQFVKQIPLPTRCPQTGEICSISGWGSTEPNQYDPSPHLKCLTVPVVDDMTCLNTFPSYLYWGVMVCAGQPNTDNCLTGRSNVMVCAGKLQGLTWFNHGCEDPAHPTVYTKMCEYTNWIKEMMATYSPEATTAFPWTT; encoded by the exons GCTTTGTCTCTCCATCGGAAGAAACCCAGAGAAACACAATGTATCTTCTCCTCCTGGCTGCTGCCTTTGTGCTTTCAG GAGCCTACCCCCTGGAAGATGTGAGAGAGTGTGAGCCTCACTCAAGGCCCTGGCATGTGAGGCTGCATGGTGGAGGAGTGTCATGCAGCGGAGCGCTCATTGACCAGTGGTGGATAGTGACTTCATTTGAGTGTGCACCTAT ATCCTATGAGACTGTTGCTTCTCTTGGGGAACATGACTCAAGTGTGGAGGAAGGCACAGAGCAGCACATCTTAGTTTCTGACGTGATCAAACACAGCCCCTACCGCTCGCCTCTCCACAGCCTCACCATGGTGCGTCTGTCTGCACCGGCCAGGTTCAACCAGTTTGTCAAACAAATCCCACTACCAACCCGCTGCCCACAGACCGGAGAGATCTGCTCCATCAGCGGCTGGGGCTCCACAGAACCAAACCAGT ATGACCCCTCCCCGCACCTGAAGTGTCTTACTGTGCCTGTTGTGGATGACATGACTTGTTTGAATACCTTCCCTTCATATCTGTACTGGGGTGTCATGGTCTGCGCCGGTCAACCAAACACAGATAACTGCCTG ACTGGTCGCAGCAATGTGATGGTGTGTGCCGGTAAACTGCAGGGTTTGACGTGGTTCAATCATGGCTGCGAGGATCCAGCTCACCCTACAGTTTACACCAAGATGTGTGAATACACCAACTGGATTAAAGAAATGATGGCCACATATTCTCCCGAGGCTACAACCGCTTTCCCCTGGACAACATAA